One Metamycoplasma gateae genomic window, ATATACAGTAAGAATTGAAGCTAGCATTCCAAGCATCATTGTTAAAGAATAAACATAAAATGGGCCTACTTGCAAGCTTATTCCTGCATAATCTTTCATACCTTTCTCCTTTATTTTGATTTTTTATTTAAAAATAATTTATATAAATTATATTTAAATTTTGGATTATTAAGAATTTTTTAAAATTTTCTTTAAATACATACCAGTGTAAGAATTATCATTTTCAGCTACTTGTTCTGGAGTTCCTGTTGCAATTATCTTACCACCAAGCTTTCCACCTTCTGGACCTAAATCGATAATATAATCAGCGCATTTAATAACATCTAAATTATGCTCAATAACAATTATAGTATCGCCATTATCAACTATTCTATTTAGGACATTCAATAAATTTTGAACATCATATGGATGTAGCCCTGTTGTAGGTTCATCTAAGATATATAATGATTTGCCGGTTGGTTTTTTTTGTAAATAAGTTGCAAGTTTAACACGTTGTGCTTCACCACCCGACAATGTTGTTGCATTTTGACCTAATTTGATATATCCCAATCCAACATCTAATAAAGCTTGTAACTGTTCTCTAATTTTTGCTCTTTGAACAAAGAAACCATACGCTTGTTCAACAGTCATATTTAAAACGTCGTTAATTGATTTTCCATGATATTTTACTTCTAAAGTTTCAAAATTATATCTTTGTCCATCACAGTGATCACAAGTTACAAAAACATCTGGTAGAAAATGCATTTCAATTTTTATAACCCCATCCCCTTCACATTTATCACATCTTCCACCCGGAACATTGAATGAGAATCTTGATTTTGTATATCCTCTTATTTTTGATTCTTCAACGTTAGCAAAAATATCACGAATATCATCGAAAACTCCAGTATATGTAGCTGGATTTGAACGAGGAGTTCTGCCTATTGGACTTTGATCTATTTTTATTAATTTATCTATTTCTAAAAAACCTGATAATTTATTATTCGATTCTTCATAACTTTTTTTGTTTAAATATGAATCTAATTCCTTTACTAGTTCGTGATTTATTAATGAAGATTTACCTGAACCCGATACACCTGTAATTGCAATTAATTTTCCCAGTGGAAACTTAACATTTACATTTTTTAAGTTATTCGCAACAGCATTCTTTAATGTTAATACTTTTCCATTTCCAGATCGTCTACTGCTAGGTATTTTAATTTCCAAGGCTTTAGATAAATATTGACCTGTTATACTGTCAGGATTAGACATAATTTTTTGTATATCTCCGCTTTCAACAATCATCCCACCGTGTTCACCAGCTTTTGGGCCTATATCAACAATAAAATCAGCCTGTCTAATTGTATCTTCGTCGTGTTCTACAACTATCAATGAATTACCTATATCAACCATTTTTCTAAGTGAATTAAGAAGTTTTTCATTATCTTTTTGATGAAGTCCAATTGATGGTTCATCTAAAACATACAATACACCTGTTAGATTTGCTCCTATTTGAGTAGCTAATCTAATTCGTTGAGCTTCTCCTCCTGATAAAGTTTCAGCCTTTCTATTTAATGTTAAATATTGCAATCCAACATTTATTAAAAATTCAATACGATGTTTTAATTCAATTAATATTAAATTTGAAATTTCCTTCTCGATATTTGACATTTCAATATTATTTAATACTTCTTGTAATTCTTCAATTGATTTATTACAAATTTCATAAATATCTAAATTATTGATTTTTGTGGCTAAAGCAAATTTATTTAATCTCTTGCCTTTACATTCATCACAAGGCATATCCGAAATGTACTTT contains:
- the uvrA gene encoding excinuclease ABC subunit UvrA; this encodes MKNKIVIKNARENNLKSINLEIPRNQFVVFSGLSGSGKSSLAFNTIYEEGRRRYVDSLSNYARQFLGGTKKPDVDSIEGLSPAISIEQKTVHNNPRSIVGTVTEIYDYLRLLYARIGKPFCPNHKKEITAQKSKDIINHVLNQKANSKIFILSPIVNNQKGSFATILAKLKKEGFLRIKANGEILELENDIKLDKNKKWTIDLIIDRFTLSNDIEIKSRVAEAIEIALQYSNGLVSVEVVGGNKNTYSIFHSCEHGDFDMPKIEPRLFSFNSPNGMCYKCKGLGILQKASWDLICPNKELSINQGAILFYKNFMNTPNMEWQEFDKLLSFYNIDKDLPINDLTKEQLEILKFGSFEDISYTIISESGNRYERSKHIEGVCEKIERKYIDTSSNEARVYYSKYISDMPCDECKGKRLNKFALATKINNLDIYEICNKSIEELQEVLNNIEMSNIEKEISNLILIELKHRIEFLINVGLQYLTLNRKAETLSGGEAQRIRLATQIGANLTGVLYVLDEPSIGLHQKDNEKLLNSLRKMVDIGNSLIVVEHDEDTIRQADFIVDIGPKAGEHGGMIVESGDIQKIMSNPDSITGQYLSKALEIKIPSSRRSGNGKVLTLKNAVANNLKNVNVKFPLGKLIAITGVSGSGKSSLINHELVKELDSYLNKKSYEESNNKLSGFLEIDKLIKIDQSPIGRTPRSNPATYTGVFDDIRDIFANVEESKIRGYTKSRFSFNVPGGRCDKCEGDGVIKIEMHFLPDVFVTCDHCDGQRYNFETLEVKYHGKSINDVLNMTVEQAYGFFVQRAKIREQLQALLDVGLGYIKLGQNATTLSGGEAQRVKLATYLQKKPTGKSLYILDEPTTGLHPYDVQNLLNVLNRIVDNGDTIIVIEHNLDVIKCADYIIDLGPEGGKLGGKIIATGTPEQVAENDNSYTGMYLKKILKNS